The Platichthys flesus chromosome 23, fPlaFle2.1, whole genome shotgun sequence DNA segment TGTCAGTCAAGCCTGGTTCACAACCAAAGAAGACAAAGACACGTTGGCCAACAAAGGTTCGTTTCCACTTCTGATGAGAGAAGACGTGTCAGTTTAAATCTGTTCTGGATTAATCGTTAATGAACCGACAGTTGAAACTGAGAtcacaacaaataaatgaataaactttCTTGTGAAGGACGTTTTCAACATGTTCCCCTCCTCAGGTCACAAGTGGAAACAGGGCATGTGGTCCAAAGAGGAGATCGACCTCCTGATGAGCAACATCGACCGATACGTGAAGGTGCgctacttcctgtctgtgttttgttgtttgtcctgtacgtgtgtgtttgactggagtgtgtgtttgcgtgtttcAGGACCGAGGCATTGAAGACCCGGCTGAGATCATTTTCGAGATgtccaaagaggagaggaaggactTCTACCGCTCGGTGGCGTTGGGGCTGAACAGGCCGCTGTTCGCCGTCTACAGGCGAGTTCTGAGGATGTACGACAACCGCAACCACGTCGGCAAGTGAGTGGACCGGGACagaagatacacaaacacacaaactgacccTGAAGATATAAGAGctttaatttgaatgtttacTTTTAAGGTACACGCCTGATGAGATAGAGAAGCTGAAATCGTGAgttatgtttattttcacatttaaacaaagaaatgaaagaatcaCACGTTagtttctttgtgtgtcctttgtgtggtctttgtgtgtttatctgacgTGTGCTCGACGTGTTCAGGTTGAGGCAGAAACACGGGAACGACTGGGCGACCATCGGAGCAGCTCTGGGTCGCAGCGCTTCTTCTGTCAAAGACCGCTGCCGACTGATGAAGGACACGTGcaacacaggtgtgtgtgtgtgctctacctggggggaggggggggggctttgcttCATCAGTTCACACTCTGATCAGTTTCTGTGTGAATCTGCAGAAACAGGTTATGTATTTAGAATCTTTTCCAAACAGGTAAatggagcgaggaggaggagcgacgTCTGGCCGAGGTCGTGTACGAGATGGCGGGCGTGACCCCGGGGTCGGCGGTCACAGGGGGCGTGTCCTGGGCGTCGGTCGCCGATCAGGTCCGCACGCGCTCGGAGAAGCAGTGCAGGTCGAAGTGGCTGAATTACCTGAACTGGAAACACAGCGGAGGAACGGAGTGGGCGAAGGAGGACGACCTGAACCTCGTGCGCAGGTACGTCCTGTTTGTGTTGACGTGTGAACTCACATGAGAACAAACCACACGTGTGTGTAAACGTGACATCACATGTGACAGGATAtcggagctggaggtggaggacgagaacGAAATCAAGTGGGAGGATCTGGCCGGCGGGTGGAGCAGCGTCCGGTCGCCTCAGTGGCTGCGATCCAAGTGGTGGAGCATCAAGAGACAAGTGGCCAATCACAAGGACATCCCCTTCATAGgtgaacacactcacacgcgcacacacacagacacacacacgctttgaACACTTTGAGAATGATCcattattgtctgtgtgtgtgtctgtgtgtgtcagtgctacTGAAGGGCCTCCAGGAGGTGATGGAGTCGTCACAACAGACAGGATCCGGACCGGGgagtccctcctcctcctcttcctcctcgctccAGATCCGCCTCACCCGATTGGAGGAGAGCGGCAGCAGCCCCGCCCCCGGCTCGGTGGCGGGGCTGCAGATCCCCGTCCAGATCCCGTTGCAGATCACACATCTGGGTGAGACTCACCGCAACATCTGTCTGGTTTGATTCATCAGTTAAATGGTTTCACAGACTTCACGTCAGCTGCACTTTAATGATTAGATGaagagttgtgtttgtttctgttccagCTGCAGATTCCTCGGCAGCAGCCGGTGACGGTGACACCATCACCCTGAACACCGGGGCCCTGCAGACCTTCGAGATTCTGCCGGTAAGATCTTCATCTCTGTAGAAACCGGACGGTACATTAACTCTgactcttcttcatcctcactccttcgtcctcctcctcctctctcccctcagtCGTTCCACCTGCAGCCCACCGGCACCCCGGGGACCTACTACCTCCAGACCACGTCCAATCAGGGCCTCCCGCTCAGCTTGTCCGGTAACGGCACCGTGACCCTGACGGCCGGCTCGTCTCCGTCGCCTCACGAACACATCATCCTCCACAGCCTGTCGGTCAGTTGGGAACAGTCGCTTTAAAAAGATGTTCAGTTCCCACCTCGGGCCCCTGAGTCCTCGGGCCCCTGAGACCTTGGGCCCCTGAGTCCTCGGGCCCCTGAGTCCCGGGCCCCTGAGTCCTCGGGCCTGAGTCTGtatatgatttattatttacagaTATAAACCTGTTGTTGTATTTCCCTCCTCAGACGGACGGCCTCTGCTCCAGCGACGGTGTCATCATCCAGACCGTCACCTCTGACCCCGCCTCCTCCGACCCTCTCTGCCAATCACAGCTGGTGGTGGAGACGGAGGGGCGGGGCCAGGAAGACGCTCTCGACGCCACGTGTCTCCTGGAGAGTTCAGAGAGCGTTGTCACGGAAGCACAGGAGCCAATGACAGACGGCTTCACTGTGAAGGTTCGTGATCCAGAACGTTCGTGTTGAGGTTTGAGAATCGAACTGGTTTTAACTGGGATTGTGTTTCAGGAGATGAGCCCCCCCTCTGGTGAGGGTCCAGTGGTGCATTCTGGGATAACATCTGACAGCACTGTGCTGATTGTGTCAGCTCCCAACATCAGCAGCACTTTGACAggtaacgcacacacacacacacacagacacacacacacctgccttTGCATTGTGACAACAAATAAACTCAACACTGTTTTACGGATGTTTCTCAGATCCAATCTTGGAGAACCAGGAAGGGTCAGACTGATCTGAACCTTCATCACGACACATGGTGACAGACTGATCTGAACCTTCATCACGACAAATGGTGATTTAAATGGACTGAAAGAGGcagaagacaacaacaacaacaacaacaacaacatgacagCAGCGCTCTGCTCGTGGAACTGTGAGTTGAAGTCTGACTCGTCCCTGGTTGGAACCGGGATTTTGAACAGAACAAAGCAGACTTCTGAATCTGTctgaagcttcatgtgtttgagGCTTTGGTTTGAAACCCCTGGAAGAAATGTGAAGGCAGCGGCGTCCTCACCGCGCTGCAGCCAAACAGACTCTGAAGGCCGTGATGGAAACAGGGTTTTCATCAGgacctttaaaaacaaactgaaatcatgAGGAGGAAATATTCTGAGGGAAatggaatgaaaaataaattctgtCCGGAGCAatgagcttgttttttttaaagatggtctcttgttttttttctgcttctacTCATTTAGAAATTTGACTTCGGAACCTGTTAAACAAATCAAGTAAAACGAGTCCTTCAGGTTACATAATTATTTATTCCatagaataattaaataaaaaagaaaagagaaacacgTGGCATTAACAATCCTACAGTCGTGGCGAGGTCGGCTTCAAGTTCCTGAAGTTCAGAGTTTAAAGCTTCATCCGCTGAAAACGAAGCTGTTCACGGtttaaagagaagaaacaagCTACAGGTTCTTTTtacactttttcttttaccGTCAACAAAtctcatgaaaacacagaaaccaaACATGAGCTGATCAGACGAGTAAGAAACATCTGGAGACACAGAACATACACAGGATCTGAATGTATTCACACATCATTGGTTCATTTCATGAGATTTCcagacaaacatttaaacagaatAACTCCAGGAACTTTTCTTTGGACTGATGATAGATTCAGACTCAGGCTTTGTTCTGACTAACTTGAAGCTTCAGTACAGAGTGTGTGACTTCAGTGACTGTGCGTTGCTCTGTGACCTGGTTTTGTTCGCAGACCTCAGGGGAAGAAGTCAAAACATGAAGTTTATTCTTTTATCCCGTGGCCTCAGCTCCTTCAGGAGGATTTTCATGATCCCACAGGGTTTCTGGATTCTTCTTCACAAACCTGAGAGGAGCGACTCTGTGAAACTAACAAGAACCAGGTCACGACAGCTACTGGCAGGTTGTGGATGTGCTTCCTTCGCCAACGTGGTTTTCTAACATTTTGAATGTGTTGAGCTAAAATACAAAACGTTTTCacgatcattattattattgctgatGTAAAAATTGTGACTTGAAGCTCCTGAAGTGCGAGAGACGCCCAGAGGCTGACCTCAGATATGCAAAACGCAGGATTAACAGTGCAAACGTTAGATGGCGAACACATCAATATGATATAGAATCGTTTACAGATCTGTGTGCAGCTTCTGTGCTGCATAGAAAGCCTCCATTCATCTTAGTTGGTGCTACAGCTggcctgagagtgtgtgtgtgtgtgtgaatggcttAGACAAAAGTGTAATTCAGCCGTACTTAGTGCAAGAATTGGCAGTCGCAGTAATTCGacatttaaatctaatttaaaaaacaaaaatcctcttaACGAGACGTGATTTGGAAAATTGATTAAATCCAACCGTGAAAATCAGATAAAGGggaaaaagcagagaagaagcagatacagacagagaaaagaaaaacaaacaagaagatgtttgtgttgtgagttcGTAGAACAGGAAGAGGCAGATccgttaaccccccccccccttctgtgtTTACACGCTCAGTGACCTTCATCCTGCTTTAAAAGGAAAAATCCACCCTGATCAAATCTGAACAGTTAAAACCAACAAGTGTAGATTTATATCCAGTCTCAGGTTGATGTAAAATACAGGTTTAAAGGGAACCAAAAGAGAAAACCATCTCTACACTCGTGGTGGATTTTTCCTTTAACATTTGCATAATTATTTCTCCATCGTATCAAACCTGAAGATGTGAAGGATGAAATCACTGAGGATGAAAACACAGCTTTTCATCAGAAGCTTTGTCCTCCAGGCAGCTTTACAGCCTCTGTCTTGTTCTTCATGATTTCCACACTGAGCTGGTGTGTCTGTGGATGATCCGGCACCAGTTTGAATCTGGAACCGTCCGGTCTCTCCTTAAGAGTCTTGGCGGAAAATTCACTCAAGTCAGCGAGtgacagttttgttttggtcgcATGTTTCTTCCACGTGTGCGTCAGTCTGTCGGAGCCATGTCctcccttcttccttctcctcctcctcctcctcgtcctggTGTTTACCTGACGTCGTGGAAGTAGAGGTTGGCACATAGACACAGCAGCACGATGGACGCCAGCATGTAATAGATCAGGTTCCTGAATTTAGGTTCCAGGTCTCCCTGTCGGTACCAGAatatctgagagagagagacaaggacaCAACCCCACGTTcataaagacagagaaagaaggtTTCCTTCTGAGGCTGCGTTTACACTAATGTGCCATcttgtgtttttgcattttgcGGTGTGAGTTACCAGCACGATGGTGGATCCACAGGTTAACAGGATGCACACGGCGAAGAAGACATTTAACGGTCGAGGAGGCAAAGAGGGGAACACGAAGGAACAGACCACCGTCACCtggaagacaaacagagacacgtTCCTcacaaaaaacaagtttccagaAATCTCCTCGTGGTGTAAAACAGTGATCTGAAATGTTCATAAAGATCAGATAAGGAAGAAGATAcatgaaagtgtttgtgatgtAAACTCACCAGAACAACCATAGAGGTGAACCCCCCCAGTGCCAGGTTGATTATTCGATCCTGTGGGAAAGACCAGTTGAATTCATAAGTTTGAATTCAAACATCAAATTACCAtccacttgtgtttgtgttgatctgaAGCAGAACAGAGGTAAACTAATGAACGTTGCTTAGAGCTGAAACATCCTCTAGTTTCAGGCCCAcagatttacacacagacacacacaacacaacagacacgcTCTCTTCCAGCAGGTTCCCACCCGAGCGGACGTCTCCCCGAACAGAGGTCTGTTGTCGTGGCCGCTGGTCCCGTAACTCCGGCTGTTGAAGTCGTCCA contains these protein-coding regions:
- the dmtf1 gene encoding cyclin-D-binding Myb-like transcription factor 1 isoform X1, with amino-acid sequence MWPGPGSPLGPWAAQPPSWYFVHHPSPRTQNRNCRMSSAADDDEDTETLETVKSVTLTQDSDGSIILHCPANDEDLEPLEKKLRLSTEEQEDSPQFSVVTLPISENDEGFEVTMTATADSDLTEEGVAQIQILQADDDSLLSNQKAEVSPVSQAWFTTKEDKDTLANKGHKWKQGMWSKEEIDLLMSNIDRYVKDRGIEDPAEIIFEMSKEERKDFYRSVALGLNRPLFAVYRRVLRMYDNRNHVGKYTPDEIEKLKSLRQKHGNDWATIGAALGRSASSVKDRCRLMKDTCNTGKWSEEEERRLAEVVYEMAGVTPGSAVTGGVSWASVADQVRTRSEKQCRSKWLNYLNWKHSGGTEWAKEDDLNLVRRISELEVEDENEIKWEDLAGGWSSVRSPQWLRSKWWSIKRQVANHKDIPFIVLLKGLQEVMESSQQTGSGPGSPSSSSSSSLQIRLTRLEESGSSPAPGSVAGLQIPVQIPLQITHLAADSSAAAGDGDTITLNTGALQTFEILPSFHLQPTGTPGTYYLQTTSNQGLPLSLSGNGTVTLTAGSSPSPHEHIILHSLSTDGLCSSDGVIIQTVTSDPASSDPLCQSQLVVETEGRGQEDALDATCLLESSESVVTEAQEPMTDGFTVKEMSPPSGEGPVVHSGITSDSTVLIVSAPNISSTLTDPILENQEGSD
- the dmtf1 gene encoding cyclin-D-binding Myb-like transcription factor 1 isoform X2, translating into MSSAADDDEDTETLETVKSVTLTQDSDGSIILHCPANDEDLEPLEKKLRLSTEEQEDSPQFSVVTLPISENDEGFEVTMTATADSDLTEEGVAQIQILQADDDSLLSNQKAEVSPVSQAWFTTKEDKDTLANKGHKWKQGMWSKEEIDLLMSNIDRYVKDRGIEDPAEIIFEMSKEERKDFYRSVALGLNRPLFAVYRRVLRMYDNRNHVGKYTPDEIEKLKSLRQKHGNDWATIGAALGRSASSVKDRCRLMKDTCNTGKWSEEEERRLAEVVYEMAGVTPGSAVTGGVSWASVADQVRTRSEKQCRSKWLNYLNWKHSGGTEWAKEDDLNLVRRISELEVEDENEIKWEDLAGGWSSVRSPQWLRSKWWSIKRQVANHKDIPFIVLLKGLQEVMESSQQTGSGPGSPSSSSSSSLQIRLTRLEESGSSPAPGSVAGLQIPVQIPLQITHLAADSSAAAGDGDTITLNTGALQTFEILPSFHLQPTGTPGTYYLQTTSNQGLPLSLSGNGTVTLTAGSSPSPHEHIILHSLSTDGLCSSDGVIIQTVTSDPASSDPLCQSQLVVETEGRGQEDALDATCLLESSESVVTEAQEPMTDGFTVKEMSPPSGEGPVVHSGITSDSTVLIVSAPNISSTLTDPILENQEGSD
- the tmem243b gene encoding transmembrane protein 243b, whose translation is MDDFNSRSYGTSGHDNRPLFGETSARDRIINLALGGFTSMVVLVTVVCSFVFPSLPPRPLNVFFAVCILLTCGSTIVLIFWYRQGDLEPKFRNLIYYMLASIVLLCLCANLYFHDVR